One Primulina huaijiensis isolate GDHJ02 chromosome 5, ASM1229523v2, whole genome shotgun sequence DNA segment encodes these proteins:
- the LOC140977806 gene encoding probable 2-oxoglutarate-dependent dioxygenase AOP1, producing MGSLSSSILPIIHFSEESIEPGSISWLSTSKDVVRALEDYGCFIATYTKFSPETHQEIFDVSEELFDLPTDVKMLNTSTTPSHGYVGQVPLIPLYESLGIENSTTREGVERFTNLLWPSGNKRFCKISLEYSKIVAELDQIVMRMVSQEYGAEKSYKSLLGSSSHLLKFIKYRGPNENETNLGIVPHTDKSFTSILHQKQVKGLEIQTKEGEWVAVDPSPSTFVVMAGDACMAWSNGRIKPASHRVIMKGSEERYSLGLFSFIKDLKIQVPEELVDSQNPLQFTPFDHYKFVHFIYTEEGKRSKCPIKAYCGV from the exons ATGGGTTCTTTATCAAGTTCTATCCTTCCCATAATACACTTTTCCGAGGAAAGTATCGAGCCTGGTTCGATTTCTTGGCTATCCACAAGCAAAGATGTTGTACGTGCACTAGAAGATTACGGTTGTTTCATTGCAACTTACACCAAATTCTCTCCGGAAACGCATCAAGAAATCTTTGATGTCTCGGAAGAATTGTTCGATCTCCCCACGGATGTAAAGATGTTAAACACTTCTACCACGCCCTCTCACGGGTATGTGGGGCAAGTGCCTCTCATACCTTTGTATGAAAGTCTTGGCATCGAGAACTCGACGACTCGTGAAGGAGTTGAGAGGTTCACAAATTTGTTATGGCCCTCTGGGAATAAGCGCTTCTG caAGATATCTTTGGAATACTCCAAGATTGTTGCAGAACTGGATCAAATAGTGATGAGAATGGTGTCTCAGGAATATGGTGCGGAGAAGAGCTATAAATCCTTGCTTGGTTCAAGTTCTCATCtgctaaaattcataaaatatcgaGGGCCGAATGAAAACGAAACGAATTTAGGAATTGTTCCTCACACAGATAAGAGCTTCACGTCCATTCTTCATCAGAAACAAGTAAAAGGATTGGAGATTCAGACTAAAGAAGGTGAATGGGTGGCTGTTGATCCCTCGCCTTCCACTTTCGTTGTGATGGCAGGCGACGCCTGCATG GCATGGAGTAATGGAAGAATAAAACCAGCAAGTCATCGTGTTATAATGAAGGGAAGTGAAGAAAGATATTCTCTGGGACTCTTTTCTTTCATCAAGGATCTAAAAATACAAGTGCCGGAAGAGCTAGTTGACTCTCAAAATCCATTGCAATTTACTCCATTTGATCACTACAAATTTGTTCACTTTATTTATACTGAAGAAGGAAAGAGATCGAAGTGTCCTATTAAAGCTTATTGTGGAGTTTGA
- the LOC140976534 gene encoding uncharacterized protein — translation MNVVTSVSVSWNFLGLFVLLLFAGFVNSYKKWDFEVEDDSLSVSYEYYRIDEVNKECAFVLDSAIELKPDDNRLYSIKEKLSFKNGDWGQDLKEEGAPLMPYKELIDFTDRQSPNKVLSPTKLVSFWLTDIDRKNRFKKSILVSGILQIGTEAENVFSHKPYDRNPFFSLYPGHSELVVSFQGIYTESQEKNGERVLCLLGDAKLPSRRSDSMDPWGWMKESGDANQPVVMQDDKILLVLRYPTTRTLTNRAILGSMKSLNPKSDLKYFDEVHISSWFSSGSYEFTADNLVSKACDLRRNEDGLVNGEIDIYKGLDLCLVLERFTNQYSIYVLPNWKCNGTDVFCSKMGPFVSDKEILATNGSFKNVNLLLQDIRCEKLTALDSAGNAKVALVFRAVPPSENQFVATHRTGLNNMTLSAEGIWKASSGQLCMVGCLGFVNGNGDSCDSRICLYVPLSFSIKQRNVLLGTFSSIDQTTKSYFPLEFGKLVRADDLSSQYSAASHPFYKYSKIDAAGAVLEKSEPFNFGAVIKKSLLKYPRIENEQFPYSLDTLREDLTLHLPAVPEPFPNSFFTKTSIELELLSLGSFFGSYWPSQNDSTLGIENPLSDMITEKQLIINVSCQLNLLGEAFNNFSHLFLEGIYDPQFGKMYLIGCRDVRASWKILYDSMDLEAGLDCSVEVVIRYPPTSSRWLVDPTASISISSQRNEDDPLYFLSIKLQTRPLMYSKQREDILFRRGVEGIIRILTLSMAIAWILSQLFYIKDNVALVPFISLVMLGVQALGYSFPLITGAEALFKKTTTDFSNYQSYELRKSLSITIIDYSVKLLVLVAFSLTLRLCQKVWRSRIRMLTRAPLEPHRVPSDKKILLATLIIHSIGYIIVLITRYAGAGKEPTQTSQFVDSSGYSCTIRLWEIELEEYLGLVQDFFLLPQVIANLVWQIHCRPLRKTYYMGITAIRLLPHIYNRVIVPIPNPYFSELYDFVNPRKDFYSMFGDIAIPITAIFLALVVYVQQRWNYAKLSEKLVLGQAKLLPLGSKVYERLPSMSFEAELVSDNVNRNSTYEKEHNAE, via the coding sequence ATGAATGTGGTTACTTCTGTTAGTGTTTCTTGGAATTTTTTGGGGTTATTTGTGTTGTTATTGTTTGCTGGTTTTGTGAATTCGTATAAGAAGTGGGATTTTGAAGTGGAAGATGATTCGCTCTCTGTGAGCTACGAGTATTACAGGATCGATGAGGTTAATAAAGAGTGTGCATTTGTGTTAGATTCTGCAATTGAACTGAAACCAGATGATAATAGATTGTATTCTATAAAAGAGAAACTATCTTTTAAGAATGGAGATTGGGGTCAGGATTTGAAAGAGGAAGGGGCTCCGTTGATGCCATATAAAGAGTTAATCGACTTTACGGATCGGCAATCTCCAAATAAAGTCCTATCTCCTACAAAATTAGTTTCATTTTGGCTCACTGATATTGACAGGAAGAATCGTTTCAAGAAGTCAATATTAGTTAGTGGGATTTTGCAAATAGGAACTGAGGCCGAGAATGTGTTCTCACACAAACCATATGATCGAAATCCATTTTTCAGTTTATATCCGGGCCATTCTGAGCTTGTGGTAAGTTTTCAGGGGATTTACACTGAATCACAAGAGAAAAATGGGGAGAGGGTGCTTTGTTTGTTAGGGGATGCGAAATTGCCTTCTCGTCGGTCTGATTCAATGGATCCTTGGGGATGGATGAAGGAATCTGGTGATGCTAATCAACCTGTTGTTATGCAAGATGATAAGATTTTACTTGTACTCAGATATCCTACGACACGGACCTTGACAAACAGAGCGATCTTGGGAAGCATGAAAAGTTTAAATCCAAAGTCGGACCTGAAGTATTTTGATGAAGTTCATATATCTTCTTGGTTCAGTTCTGGTAGTTATGAGTTTACGGCAGACAATCTTGTTTCAAAAGCATGTGATCTACGCCGGAACGAGGATGGGTTGGTGAATGGTGAAATCGATATTTATAAAGGTCTTGACCTCTGTCTTGTACTGGAGAGATTTACCAACCAATATTCGATATACGTTTTACCGAACTGGAAGTGCAATGGAACTGATGTATTTTGCAGTAAGATGGGCCCATTTGTATCAGACAAAGAGATCCTTGCCACGAATGGTAGCTTCAAAAATGTCAACCTTCTCCTACAGGACATCCGATGTGAAAAATTGACCGCACTTGACAGTGCTGGCAATGCGAAAGTCGCTTTGGTGTTTAGAGCCGTTCCTCCTTCTGAGAATCAATTTGTTGCCACACATCGAACGGGGCTTAATAATATGACCCTTTCTGCCGAAGGAATCTGGAAGGCTTCCAGTGGACAACTTTGCATGGTTGGATGCCTGGGATTTGTCAATGGAAATGGAGATAGCTGTGATTCTCGTATCTGCTTGTATGTTCCTCTTTCGTTTTCAATAAAACAGCGTAACGTACTTTTGGGTACTTTTTCGAGCATAGATCAAACAACCAAATCGTATTTCCCTCTAGAATTTGGAAAGTTAGTTCGTGCGGATGATTTGTCGAGCCAGTACTCTGCTGCTTCTCATCCATTTTACAAATACTCCAAAATTGATGCCGCTGGTGCCGTACTCGAGAAAAGCGAGCCCTTTAACTTCGGGGCCGTAATCAAGAAGTCATTGTTGAAATACCCGAGAATAGAAAACGAACAGTTTCCTTACAGTCTTGACACTCTCCGTGAAGACCTCACACTTCACCTACCTGCAGTACCTGAGCCTTTTCCCAATTCTTTCTTCACAAAAACTTCTATTGAATTGGAACTCCTGTCGCTGGGCTCTTTTTTTGGTTCCTATTGGCCTTCACAAAATGATTCGACATTGGGGATAGAGAATCCTCTAAGTGATATGATCACAGAGAAACAGCTCATTATTAATGTTTCTTGCCAGCTCAATCTTTTGGGAGAAGCGTTCAACAACTTCTCCCATCTATTCTTGGAGGGGATTTATGATCCACAGTTCGGAAAGATGTATCTCATTGGTTGCCGGGACGTTCGAGCCTCGTGGAAGATCTTGTATGACAGCATGGACCTAGAAGCTGGTTTGGATTGTTCAGTAGAAGTGGTTATTCGATATCCCCCTACATCATCCCGCTGGTTAGTAGATCCAACGGCTAGTATTTCCATATCTAGTCAACGAAACGAAGATGATCCGCTCTACTTTCTGTCGATCAAGCTGCAAACTAGACCCCTTATGTATAGCAAACAGCGGGAAGACATTCTTTTCCGTAGAGGCGTGGAAGGGATTATCCGTATTTTGACACTCTCAATGGCAATTGCTTGGATTTTGTCCCAGCTTTTCTACATTAAAGATAATGTAGCCTTGGTTCCTTTCATATCTCTCGTGATGCTAGGAGTACAAGCTCTTGGATACAGCTTTCCATTGATCACCGGTGCAGAAGCCCTTTTCAAAAAAACCACAACTGATTTTAGTAACTACCAGTCCTACGAACTTCGAAAAAGTCTATCCATAACAATAATAGATTATTCGGTGAAGCTCCTAGTACTTGTTGCATTTTCTTTAACTCTAAGGCTTTGTCAAAAGGTATGGAGGTCACGTATCAGAATGCTGACACGAGCCCCCCTCGAGCCTCACCGTGTTCCAAGTGACAAGAAAATTCTCTTGGCGACCTTGATCATACACTCCATTGGGTACATCATTGTTCTTATTACCCGTTATGCAGGTGCAGGCAAAGAGCCTACTCAAACATCACAATTCGTTGATTCCTCAGGATATTCTTGCACAATACGCCTATGGGAGATTGAATTGGAGGAGTATCTTGGCCTTGTTCAAGATTTCTTCCTACTTCCTCAAGTAATAGCCAACTTGGTGTGGCAGATCCACTGTCGACCCCTCAGAAAAACATATTATATGGGTATAACAGCCATTCGACTTCTTCCTCACATATACAATCGCGTGATAGTACCCATCCCAAATCCTTACTTCTCGGAGCTGTATGATTTTGTGAACCCAAGAAAGGATTTTTATTCCATGTTTGGAGACATTGCTATACCGATCACTGCCATTTTTCTAGCACTGGTGGTTTATGTTCAGCAGAGATGGAATTATGCAAAGCTAAGTGAGAAGCTTGTTTTAGGGCAAGCAAAACTATTGCCTCTGGGTTCCAAAGTATACGAGAGATTGCCGTCTATGTCGTTTGAAGCCGAGCTCGTCTCCGACAACGTCAACAGAAATTCTACATATGAGAAAGAGCATAATGCAGAGTGA